A region of the Litchfieldia alkalitelluris genome:
GTCACCATTGAGTCAAATGTGGGGGATTGGGAGCAGAGTTGAAAAAACATTAAATCGAATGGGGATTACAACGATTGGCCAGCTCGCCAATTATCCGCTTGAACTACTCGAGAAAAAATTCGGCATTATGGGAAATCAACTTTACCATCATGCATGGGGAGTAGATTTATCTGAATTAGGAGCGCCACTTATTCAAGGACAAATTAGCTTTGGAAAGAGTCAAATCTTGCTGAGAGACTATCCTGATCCAGAAGAAGTAAAACATGTCATCCTGGAAATGTGTGAGGAAGTCGCACGTCGAGCAAGGCGTGAAAAGAAAGCAGGGAGAACGATCAGTCTAGGGATAGGCTATAGCCATGAGGAATTCGGTGGAGGATTTTACCGTTCAAAAACAATTGATTCATATACAAATATTACAATGGAAATTTATAAGGTTTGTTTGGAGTTATTTGAAAAGCATTATGTTCCAAAAACTGTTCGAAAGATTTCTATTATGTTATCAAATATAGAAGAAGATCAGGAATTGCAACTTGATTTATTTTACGCTAACCGTCTAAAGCAACGCGAGGTTGGCTATGTGATGGACTCAATTCGAAACAAGTTTGGTTCGAATGCGATTCTTAGAGCTGTTTCCTACACAAATGCTGGAACTGCGAGGCATCGAAGTAGGCTAGTTGGCGGACATAAAGCGAACTAATAGAGAAAGAGGTGAACCATCATGATTCGAGATCGTGGTGCGATAAAATGGACATCAATGATGCTACCAGAGCATGTAAAATTATTGCGCGATTGGGCGGCAGAGGATTTGCATCAACAAAAGCCAGAACTTGATGAGCAGCAGCTCGAAGAAATGAACAGTTTAATGTGTGAAGCCATGGAAACAGGTAACCAATTAATCATTACTTACTACGAGCAAAACCGTCACAAGCTTCTAATAGGAACCGTGCATCATTATGATGAATTCACTCAAAAACTACATGTAATTGATAAATTTAATGATCCACACTATATAGCAGTAAACCAACTAATTGACTTAAGAATAGCTGATTAAATAATCGATAATAAACTTTTTAGAGGTAGACCTCCATGCTAATTCGATTCACACCATGGGGATTGAAAATAGTGTACTTACTAAGTGTGGAATGTGCGGAGAGCGACTTGACTCCTGCGGGACCCTAGTGGTTTCGGGAGACCCCCGCAGGAGCCCAGGCAACGAGGAGGATCCCGGACCGCCCCGCGGTATCCCGCAAGTGGAGCGCAGCTCATGGAACTCCACAACCAAAGTTATTTTCAGGGTACACAATATAGACATATAAAAAGGACAACTTGACCTACTAAGTTGTCCTTTTTAGCTTTAATATTAATTTTGAAAGCGCATTAATTATACTAGAAAAAATTTTAGAAGAATTATTTTTTCTCGAAAATATTTAAGTCCAGCAAAGCTTGGAAAACTTCTTCCCCAGCATCAGATGTAAGCTCAACTTCCTGACCAGGTTGTAAAGATAAAGCTAAAACACCTAAAAGACTCTTTGCATCAACAACCCAATGTTCTTTTTTGATTAGAACAGTTCCAGGAAATTGGCTAGTTGTGTTCACTAATTTACTTGCTGCTTCAGCAAAAATTGGTTTTAAGACATTAACAACCATCAAAAACACTCCCTCAAAATTATGTATTTATATTCTAAGTATAGATAGGAATAGAGGATGTAGCAATACAAAATTTAAAAGTTAGTAGAAAAGACAAAAATAAGAGAAGAGCGGGGAAGTAAAGCCCGCTTAAAAATGTTATTCTGCACCTACACTAGACTCAAATCTTCCTTTATGTGAGCCATCACAAAAAGGTTTCTTCTCAGATAAACCACATCGACAAAGTGAAAAGGTTTGTTTGGTAGTAAAAACTTTTCCATTGGCATCAACAAGCTCAACATCACCAGTAACACGAAGTGAGCCATTATTATTAACTTTAATTTGAGCTTTAGACAAATCTAGACCTCCTTTGAAAAGCTACGTTCTTTAATTGTTTCGTTTCGAATGTAATCAGCTCGGGCCAAAAGTCAATCTGTCTAGAATGGTTAAAAGCAACTTCCAGACGTCTCGACTTATACTCGCCCATCTGTTGGGAGCGCCTTTTAGCTTTTTGTTGTTATAGATACAATATGTGTAAATAATAGAAATATGATAAAATGGAAGCATAAAGAAGTAAAGGGGATTTATGTTGTGGAAATTACGTTTACAGAACAAGCAATCGGAAAATTAACTGAACGATTGATAGATAAAGAAACATTAATTAAGTTAAGATATGAAACAGAGGGATGTGGCTGTGTGGTAAGTGGCGTTCCAACACTTTGGATCGTTGACCAGCAAGAGGATGACGATATCATCATTGAAACGAATTTTTGTTCGGTAGCAGTCGAAAGAACAAAAATGGTTTTTTTAGATGAAAAGTTAAAAATTGATTATGTAGAATCAGCAAATTGCTATTCTTTAAAAAGTCCTAATCAAATCTTAAATCCGCGTATGATGTTAATAGAAAAGAGAGAGTCGACAAATGAATCAAAAGCTTAAAACGATAAAGAATGTAGCTGAAAATAAAACTTGGGTTTCCTTTTTAAGTAATAACCATCCATTTAGTTTACTACATTGGTCAGTAGCAGGTAGTAATAAGGATCAAAAAAATGTATGGCTAATTCAAGATGAGGTCACCTTTGAAGCAAAGGAATTTGAAACAATTGAATTAGCAATCGCGTATATTGAGGAGAACTACCAAGATATTACAGATGTATTAGGATAGAGGCTGAAAAATTCAGCCTCTTTATTATTGTGTCTAGCTCCTCTAAAGCTTCAGACCCTTCCGACGGACGCAAGTTTCCTGGTGTCAGGTTCAGGTCATCGATTCTCTAATCGGGTTAACCAAGGTGGGCCTTATATAAGCTATCATTCAATCTCAGCCAAAAACTCATCAATCGCAGCCTCATAGTCTTCTTTATTATCAGCAAACGAGTATGCATGATTCCCATTTACCGCGAGGAATAATTTTTTTGGTCCTTCCTTTGATTCATATAACTTCTGAGTCATTTCAGGCAGGATATAGTCATCTTTCTCACTATGAATGAACAGAATTGGACTTTTAATCTTTTTGATTACCGCAATAGGTGATACTTCCTCAATTCGATACCCATCTCTTAGCTTTAAGAAAAAATTTGCAACAGGAAGCACCAAAAAGGAAGGAAGCTTAAATTCTTTTTTTAAACGATATTGCAATTGCTCCTTAAAATCGGAAAAAGGACAATCAGCAATATAAAAGTCCGCACCATCTTCAATCATTCCCGCATATAGTAAGGCGGTGACCGCACCCATAGATTCACCGTGGATACCAATGGTAGCATCTTCACCATACTGCTTCTTAACCCAGTTAACAACAGCCTGTAGATCAAATTTTTCATAGTGACCATAGCTTGTTGTGTTCCCACCGGATTGACCGTGTCTTCTTTGATCATAGATAATTACATTCCATCCACGACTAAGAAAAAGTTTCATATACTTAATGGAATTAATTTTATTCATTGTCACGCCATGAGAAATGATGATGAATTTCTTCTCTAAGTTAGCTTTTGTAAACCAACCATGAATATCATAGCCAAAGGGAGAAGGGATACGAATGTTTTTTTTATTGAACTGATGGTATTCTTCCATTGTAAATCTACCTTCAGATAACTCACGATATAAAATAGCTTGATCGCTTTTCTTTTTTATAAACATGACGATATTAGTGAAAAAAAGGCCGATTGCGGTGAGAGTAGCAAGTAGAGCTCCAAGTGTGATGAATAGTCTTTTCATTTGATTCCTCCTAGCGGGCGTTCAGATATTAGTAATCAGTATGTACAAAGCGTGTTCTTATTTAAAATAACCAATCATGATATACTATTATAAACGAATTTTTAGTGGGGGAGAAACATGGCAAAGAAGAAACATAAAGAAAAGCCTAAAAAGAAACAGGATGACAAACTAAGTCTAGGAGACTTATTAAATGAAGATATCGTATCAAAATTAAAAAATACTCAAAAAGAATTAAAGGAAAAAGAGCAAAGAGAGCTTGAATTAGAGGAAGAAAGAAAGCGGAAAGAGCGTAAAGAACGTGAAAAAAATAAATCGTTTGAAGAATTATTTAATGAAAGTTCGTTAAAGTGGAGTGACTTTAAAGATAAATAACATGAAAAAGCTTGTGGATTCATATCTAGAATTCACAAGCTTTTTATATTTTAGAGACTATGGTGCTGATACCCAATTGATTTTGTCACTTCTTTAATGCTATGTATTTCCTCATCTGTTAGTGGGTTTGAAGAAGCAGCAGCAATATTAGCTTTTAGTTGCTCAACGGTACTAGCTCCTACAATTACAGAGGCAACTGTTTGTTCATGGAGGAGATAACGTAAAGCGATATCGGTAAGAGAACGACCTGCACAAATCTCTTTTACTTGTGTTACTGCTTTTTGTAGTTCTTCGGAAGTATAATCTAAATAACCTTTATTAAATAACATTTGCTTTGTAGGGTCAAAAGAACGCTCTGTTAAAAAGCCTTTTGCAACAGGACCTCGCGCCAATATACTAACTTGGTTGTTCTTGAGTAAAGGTAGTGCCTGATCTTCCGGTCGGCGGTCCAGAATACTGTACTGCATCATCACACTAACAATCGAAGAACGATTCACAAACTCGTTTATGACAGTTGGCCGGATGGAGGAAATCCCATAATAACGAATAACTCCCTCTTTTTTTAACTGTTCGAAAGCATCGATTGTTTCATCGATATGATCTTCCATGGTTCCACCGTGTAGTTGATATAAGTCAATGTAATCAGTTTGTAGTCGACGTAAACTGTTCTTCACAGCCTCCATAATATATTGCTTTGAAGGGTCCCAGGACCAACCATCCTTACCTTTTTCAAATCGATTACCTACTTTAGTTGCTAAGATAATTGACTTGCGTTTCTCCTTTATGACTTTACCGACATATTCTTCGTTTAGACCTTGGTCGTATAAATCAGCAGTATCAAGATAGTTAATGCCACCTTCAATAGCTTCATTAATAATGCGAGTGCCTTTTGCTTCCTCCGTCCCAATACTCATACACCCTAGTCCAATTTCACTAGCATATAAATCTGATGTCCCAATCTGTCGTTTCTTCATTTCGATTCCTCCCTTTATGGAATCATTGTAGCAAGTTTTATGATAGGAGCTCAAATAGTTAAACTGAAAGTTTTTCATGATGAAAGGAATTATTCAGGTTGTAGCCTGACCTTGAGTAAATTGAGAGTTAAGATTCACTAAAAGATTATTGGCGAAATGACACTACCTTTCCATGTTTTTTGTCGGGTTTAGAATAATTAATCCATTGTTCGACGGTTTCAAATTGCTTGCTATATTCTTTGAGTTTCTGTCTGATTTCCCATGACTTCCCTGTCAGTGTAATGCCCTTATCCATAATGTAAATTTTCACTGAAAATTCACTCCTTCATCATTCTTAGGTCTATCTGCAGATTATGGTAAAATGTATGAGGACATATTGATTAGTAGAACAGGAGTGTTTAATAATGGAACATTTAGTAGAGAAAACAATAGCAAGGCAAACAATCTTTGAAGGGAAAATAATTGATTTACATGTTGAAGATGTTGAATTACCTAATGGGAAAACTAGTAAAAGAGAAATAATTAAACATCCAGGGGCTGTGGCAGTAATAGGAGTTACGAAAGAAGATAGGATATTAATGGTAAGACAGTACCGCAAGCCAATGGAACGAGTAATGGTAGAAATACCTGCAGGAAAGCTCGAAAAGGGAGAAGAGCCAATTGTGACAGCAGCAAGAGAGTTGGAAGAAGAAACAGGGTATGTATGTGAAAAGCTAACTCCGCTTATCTCCTTTTATACATCACCCGGTTTCGCAGATGAATTAGTCCATTTATACGTTGCAGAGAATCTGCAGAAAAAAGAAAATGCAGCTTCATTAGACGAAGATGAGTTTGTCGACTTATTAGAGGTAACCTTAGAGGAGGCGCTGGATTTACTAGATAAAAGAGAAATTTATGATGCGAAAACAGCGTATGCCATTCAATATTTACAGCTTCAACGGAAGGTAAATGGATGAATCAATATTACGTAGATTTACATATTCATATAGGTCGTACAAATTCAGGAAAACCAGTCAAAATCACAGGTGCAAAATCATTAACGATTGAAAATATTTTAAAAGAAGCCACTGAAGTGAAGGGCATGGACATGATTGGAGTTATTGATTGTCATGTCCCAGAGGTTCTAGATAAGCTAGAACTATTAATACAAGAAGGTGAAGTGTATCCTCTTGAAGAAGGTGGATTACGATTTAAGGATGTAACTCTATTACTTGGTTCAGAAATAGAGATTTATGATGAAAATTGTAAAGGGCCAATCCATGTTCTTGCATTTTTACCAACCCTTGAGAAAATGCGAGATTTCTCCATATGGTTATCAGGACGTATGAAAAATATAACCTTAAGCTCTCAACGAATGTATGAAACAGCCTTAAACCTACAGTATAAGGTGAAAGAACTATCTGGAATTTTTATACCAGCCCATGTGTTCACTCCGTATAAAAGCTTATATGGAAAAGGGGTAACCACTTCTCTTGAAGAGGTGTTTGACCCAGACCTTATAGATGCAATGGAACTAGGTTTAAGTTCCAATACTGAAATGGCAGACGAAATTAAGGAATTACACAACTATACATATGTAACTAATTCTGATGCCCATTCACTTGCTAAAATCGCAAGAGAATATCAGCTAGTTGAGATGGAACAACCAACTTTTGAGGAACTAAGAAAAGCACTTCATCGCCGAGAGGGAAGAAGAATCGTTGCAAATTATGGACTAGATCCTTTATTAGGGAAGTATCATCGAACAACCTGTGAAAAATGTGAGAAGCTAATGGATGATTTGTTAGAAGAAGTCTGTCCACATTGTGGTAGTAACCGCTTTGTAAAAGGAGTCTATGATCGAATAAAGGAACTTGCTAGTGATGAGGATAAGACCTCACCATTAAATCGTGCCACATATATTCACCAAGTTCCATTAGAATTTATACCAGGTCTTGGCCCGAAAACCTTGAAGAAACTACGCAACTATTTTAAAACTGAAATGGCAATTATCCATGAAGCACCAGAGTCCGCCATTAGGGAGCTATTACCAACAGGGATAGCAGAATCGATTATCCTAGCTAGAAGGGGTGAACTAACACTTCAATCCGGTGGCGGTGGAGTCTATGGGAAAGTGAAAAAATAAAAAACTCTAGTGGCAAGTAACGGGTTGTGTTGACGGGGAGAAACAATACAATCATCAAGGGAATTAGCAGACCAATTTTAGCATAGCTATTTGGTCTCTTCATTTACTTTAGTCTTGATTTAATGGGATTTGACCTTGAAATTAGACGCTTTTAGATTGCCGATTTATCCGATGCATAGTAATTATTATTCAATGTCCATGCCTGATAAAATATAGGTAAAGCATAAGAAGTTTGATCATTAATCGAGTGCCAAAGTTAGTTGAAATAAGGGAACATTTTCCCTTTAAACTGCAGAATATAACTTGGTTAGGGGTAATTAAGGGGAAATTTTCCCTTAAAGCAAAGCACAATCACCCTATTTGTATGTTTTTCAAGTAAATAGCGGGAAATTTTACCTCTATTTTAGCTATTTTTAGTCCCATTCCCTAAATAAAGGAAGTTTCGAGACTGTCGATTAATAGGGTAAGCAAATTTAGTTAAGTTGAATTTCTCAAATAATAGACCTATTTGGCTTGATTTTATGTATATTCCACCTGTTTTTACGCATTATTTGCTTTAATTTAACCAAGTTGTTCATGTTTTTAAACGAGATGGTGAGTTAATCGACAGTCTCGTTTCTCCCCTTATTTTATCAGCCCATGCTGCTGATTCCTTTTCTTCATCTGGGTCCGAGGGTTTCCGTTTTTTATGCCCGGGTGGGACTATGAATTAGGAATCACTTATTGAACGAACGGTTACTATTTTATAAATAAAAAAGCTCCGTAAGTTCCGAACTGTTTACTATATCAGGTGCTAATAGGGTTGTAGTTGTAAAAACATATGCTTTTCCCTTGCATTTTCTTTGTTAAATCCCACCTTCTCCCCCACAAAGGAACCCGTTTGCACAAGGCTACAGGAGTTTCATTTAAAATCTTCTATTAAAAGTCATAGTTTCTATTTTTTTTCATAGAATCTAGTAAGAGACTGATAGGAGGAACAATGAATGAATAAACAGACTCCAATAAAAATGGCGATTGCAAATCATATCCGTGAGCATTCCTCAATTTATATGTTCATCACAGTACTTTTTTTAATGGGTGTGATTTTTGGGGCAATTGTTGTAAATAGTTTAAATTGGAACCAAAAAGAAGATCTCTATTATTACTTAAGTCAATTTTTCGGACAAGTATCAGAGGGGCAATTTGCTACATCAACAGAGATGTTTAAGCAAAGCTATCTGCATAATATAAAATCGGTAGGATTAATGTGGCTACTAGGAATATCGATTATCGGTTTACCGGTTATTTTAATTCTATTATTTCTAAAAGGTGTAGTAGTAGGATTCACGGTAGGTTTCCTGGTTAACAAAATGGGGTGGGGAGGATTTTTACTATCACTTGTATCCGTCCTTCCGCAAAACCTATTAGTCATTCCTGCATTTATTGTAATTGGAACAATGGCGGTATCATTTTCATTAAAAATGATAAGACAACAGTTTGTAAAACGAGCAAATGAACCCATTTTACAGTTATTCACTAAATATACAATAATGATGGTTGGAATTAGTGTTATATTAGTAATAGCTTCGGGATTCGAAGCTTTTGCCTCACCTTATTTAATGAAGAACGTAATTGAAGTGCTCAAATAAGTGTATAATCCAAAAAAATAATAATAATTATAAATTAAGAAATATTATTTTTCTTAATTTGTAATAATTTTATTTGGACAGTTCCTTTAACTTTGTTATAATAAGATGGTAATGGCGAGGGAGGGAAATTGTTGGATGGAAAATCGGATTGAACGGATCAAGAAACAGCTGCATTCATCTAGCTATAAGTTAACACCACAACGTGAAGCAACTGTTAGGGTACTTCTTGAACATGAAGAGGATCATTTGAGTGCTGAAGATGTATACCTTCTCGTTAAAGAAAAAGCGCCGGAAATAGGTTTAGCAACGGTTTATCGTACATTAGAATTATTAACGGAATTAAAAATTGTTGATAAAATTAACTTTGGAGATGGAGTATCGAGATATGACCTGCGTCAAGAAGGAGCAGCTCATTTCCATCATCACTTAGTTTGTATTGAATGTGGCGCGGTAGATGAAATTCAGGAAGATCTGCTCGGAGATGTAGAAGAAATCGTCGAGAGAGATTGGAATTTTAAAATAAAGGATCACCGTCTAACTTTCCATGGAATCTGTCATAGATGTCATGAAAAAGCTGATGCTGAACCAGAAGAAATAGAAGCGTAATTACCTTTTCCATTGGAAGAGGTTTTATTTTATTTATAGGTCTTGGTATCCATGCTAATATCATTCGCACCATGGAGGATGAAAATGTTGTTAACATAGTTTGGAATGAGCGGAGAGCCACCTGACTCCTGCGGGATCTAGCGGTCACGTGAGACCCCGCTGGAGCCAAAAAGCGACGAGGAGGCTCACGGGCCGCACCGCGGAAAGCAGGTGGATCGCAGCGAATGCAACTCACTAACCTTAAGCCTTGGTACTAAGCAAAATTGACGCTTCCGCTTCATGAGTAAAAATTTTCGAAAGAATTCGGACAACCGTGTATAAAAACAGGTCGTTTTGGCATATCTTCTAATATAGTTCTTCTAAGAGATAAGTAATATAAGTCTCTTATAAAGTAACAATTGGAGGATATGAAATTATGAGAAAAATGTTGCAAATGACTTATGATACACTCAAAATTTTTATATTATTTACTGGCTGTACCATTTTGTTTTATTATGGAATTATGTGGATAAATCAAGAGTATGAAAATTACCATAGATACGATGAACCGCAAGGAACTGCTGTAAAAGTTTCAACGGTGGTTGAAGAAGAGTACAGTTGGTTCGATCGGTTAAAATTTTTCTACCATTATGGGGAGTAATGAACTTGGAAGATCAAATTAAAGACTTTTTGCATTATTTAATGGTTGAACGTCGATTAGCAGATAATACAATCATTTCATATGAACGAGATCTGAAGGAATATCATAAATACATAACGAAAGTGGAAAACCTACGATCCTTCAATGACGTTTCAAGAGCGCATATTATTCATTTTTTAAAACATTTACGAGAAAACGGTAAATCAACAAATACATTAGCAAGAAACATAGCTTCTATACGGTCATTACATCAGTTTCTGCTTCGTGAAAAAGTGACATCACAAGACCCTTCAGTTCATATTGAATCACCTCAGTTAACAAAAACACTGCCTAAAGTGCTTAGTATAAATGAGGTGGAAGCACTATTAGAGGCTCCTAAAAGCAATTCTCCCCTAGGGATACGTGATAAGGCAATGCTAGAATTACTTTATGCAACAGGTATTCGAGTAAGTGAGCTAATTGGTTTGAATCTCCATGATGTTCACTTAACAATGGGGTTTCTTCGTTGTATAGGAAAAGGAAACAAAGAACGTGTAATCCCGTTAGGTTCTACTGCGGCCGAAGCAATTAAAGTATATATTGAGAATGCTAGACCTAATATTTTAAGCCAGAAAAAATCAGAGGCATTATTTTTAAATCATCATGGAAATCCAATGACAAGACAAGGTTTTTGGAAAAATCTAAAAAAGCTAGCAATGATAGCGAACATCCAAAAAGAACTTACTCCACACACATTGAGACATTCATTTGCGACACACCTTTTAGAAAACGGTGCAGATATTCGTGCCGTTCAAGAAATGCTAGGTCATGCTGACATCTCAACCACTCAAATCTACACCCATGTAACCAAAGCTAGAATAAAGGATGTTTACAAACAATTTCATCCTAGAGCGTAATGAACGGCTTATAAAATTAAGATTACGGGATGAAACAAAGCTCGTAATCTTTTTTCTTTTGTGATCACCAGCTATTGAATCCTACCTATAGAATGATAAGGTTTATTAAAGAGAGACCTATAAACTCTGAGTATACGAACATACAAAAGAAAGGATATGTGCACTTTGCATGGAATGAGGGAGAAGGGAATGGAATGCAGCAAATGAAACTCTTTCAGCCCAAGTGTTTTTTTTAGGATAACTACTATATTTTTTTACCTTTTCACAGAAATTCTACTTGCAATAAGAGACTATCAAATTTATACTCAGGTTGTCAGACTTCTGACAAGTGAAAAAGTGTGGGTTAGTAACCTTATATGAGGGGAATATAATAAAAAGGTAAAGCCTCAGGCAAGAATACATAAAAAAACATCTAAGAATATAAAAAAGGAGGAAGCAATGATGTCAACGCATACATATAAACGAGTATTTTTAATAGTAATGGATTCAGTTGGAATTGGTGAAGCACCTGACGCTGAGAAGTTTGGTGATGTTGGATCTGACACCCTAGGCCATATTGCTGACCATGTAAAGGGCTTGAAGATGCCTTCCATGGAAAAGTTAGGGCTAGGCAATATCAAAGAAGTACAAGGAATTGCTAAAGTGGATGCTCCATTGGCCTACTATTCAAAAATGGAAGAAGCATCAAATGGAAAAGATACAATGACAGGTCATTGGGAGTTGATGGGCCTTTATATCGATACTCCATTCCGTGTTTTCCCTAATGGTTTTCCAGATGAATTATTGAATGAGTTAAAGGAAAGAACAGGAAGAGAGATTATCGGTAATAAGCCTGCTTCTGGAACCGAAATATTAGATGAACTTGGGAAAGAACATATGGAATCAGGCGCTTTAATTGTGTACACATCTGCAGACTCTGTATTACAAATTGCTGCACATGAAGAAATTGTGCCACTTGAGGAGTTATACAAAATTTGTGAAATTGCCCGTGAGTTAACATTGAATGAGAAATATATGGTCGGACGTATTATTGCACGACCATTTGTAGGTACACCTGATAAGTTTGAGAGAACGGCAAATCGTCATGATTATGCGTTAAAACCATTTGATCGTACAGTCATGAATGAATTAGCAGATTCAAAGTATGATGTGATTTCAATTGGGAAAATTGCAGACATATATGATGGAGAGGGCGTCACAAAGGCGCTACGTACGAAGTCAAATATGGATGGTATGGATAAATTAGTAGAAACCTTACATATGAATTTTACAGGTTTAAGCTTTTTGAATTTAGTTGATTTTGATGCACTTTTTGGTCATCGTCGAGATCCGGAAGGGTATGGACAAGCGCTTGAAGAATTTGATGCAAGGCTACCTGAAGTGTTCGAACTATTACAAGAAGATGACTTGTTAATCATTACAGCTGACCATGGAAATGACCCAACATACCCAGGCACGGATCATACAAGAGAATTTGTACCATTACTAGCATATAGTCCTAGTATGACAGCAGGAAAAGAATTTCCTGTGCGCAAAACATTTGCAGATGTTGGAGCGACAATCGCTGAGAATTTTCATGTAGCATTACCTAAATATGGAGAAAGCTTTCTTTCAAACTTAAGGGGGAAATAAAAAATGGTGAATAAACAAGCAATTAATACTTCAGCGGAGTTTTTAAAAAATAAGTTTTCAACAGCACCTGAAATAGGATTAATATTAGGGTCAGGCTTAGGTGTACTAGCTGACGAAATTGAAAATGCAATTAAAATTCCTTATTCAGACATTCCTGAATTTCCTGTATCAACGGTTGAGGGACATGCAGGTCAGCTAGTTTATGGAACGTTAAGAGGGAAAACAGTTTTAGCTATGCAAGGTAGATTCCATTTTTATGAAGGATATAGCTTAGAAAAGGTTACTTTCCCAATTCGAGTGATGAAGCAACTTGGGGTTTCAACATTGATTGTTACTAATGCAGCTGGTGGGGTAAATGAATCGTTTGAGGCTGGCGATTTAATGCTTATTTCTGACCATATTAATAATATGGGGACAAATCCGTTACTCGGCGAAAACGATAAAGACTTAGGGGTTCGTTTTCCTGATATGTCAGAAGCATATTCAAAAGAATTAAGAAAGTTAGCTCGATCGGTTGCTGAAAAATTAAATATCAATATTAAAGAAGGAATTTATGTTGGTAACACAGGACCAAGC
Encoded here:
- the mciZ gene encoding Z-ring formation inhibitor MciZ — its product is MKIYIMDKGITLTGKSWEIRQKLKEYSKQFETVEQWINYSKPDKKHGKVVSFRQ
- a CDS encoding alpha/beta hydrolase, translating into MKRLFITLGALLATLTAIGLFFTNIVMFIKKKSDQAILYRELSEGRFTMEEYHQFNKKNIRIPSPFGYDIHGWFTKANLEKKFIIISHGVTMNKINSIKYMKLFLSRGWNVIIYDQRRHGQSGGNTTSYGHYEKFDLQAVVNWVKKQYGEDATIGIHGESMGAVTALLYAGMIEDGADFYIADCPFSDFKEQLQYRLKKEFKLPSFLVLPVANFFLKLRDGYRIEEVSPIAVIKKIKSPILFIHSEKDDYILPEMTQKLYESKEGPKKLFLAVNGNHAYSFADNKEDYEAAIDEFLAEIE
- a CDS encoding NUDIX hydrolase; amino-acid sequence: MEHLVEKTIARQTIFEGKIIDLHVEDVELPNGKTSKREIIKHPGAVAVIGVTKEDRILMVRQYRKPMERVMVEIPAGKLEKGEEPIVTAARELEEETGYVCEKLTPLISFYTSPGFADELVHLYVAENLQKKENAASLDEDEFVDLLEVTLEEALDLLDKREIYDAKTAYAIQYLQLQRKVNG
- a CDS encoding aldo/keto reductase, whose protein sequence is MKKRQIGTSDLYASEIGLGCMSIGTEEAKGTRIINEAIEGGINYLDTADLYDQGLNEEYVGKVIKEKRKSIILATKVGNRFEKGKDGWSWDPSKQYIMEAVKNSLRRLQTDYIDLYQLHGGTMEDHIDETIDAFEQLKKEGVIRYYGISSIRPTVINEFVNRSSIVSVMMQYSILDRRPEDQALPLLKNNQVSILARGPVAKGFLTERSFDPTKQMLFNKGYLDYTSEELQKAVTQVKEICAGRSLTDIALRYLLHEQTVASVIVGASTVEQLKANIAAASSNPLTDEEIHSIKEVTKSIGYQHHSL
- a CDS encoding YqkE family protein — protein: MAKKKHKEKPKKKQDDKLSLGDLLNEDIVSKLKNTQKELKEKEQRELELEEERKRKERKEREKNKSFEELFNESSLKWSDFKDK
- a CDS encoding HPr family phosphocarrier protein, encoding MVVNVLKPIFAEAASKLVNTTSQFPGTVLIKKEHWVVDAKSLLGVLALSLQPGQEVELTSDAGEEVFQALLDLNIFEKK
- a CDS encoding iron-sulfur cluster biosynthesis family protein, which gives rise to MEITFTEQAIGKLTERLIDKETLIKLRYETEGCGCVVSGVPTLWIVDQQEDDDIIIETNFCSVAVERTKMVFLDEKLKIDYVESANCYSLKSPNQILNPRMMLIEKRESTNESKA
- a CDS encoding DUF2552 family protein is translated as MNQKLKTIKNVAENKTWVSFLSNNHPFSLLHWSVAGSNKDQKNVWLIQDEVTFEAKEFETIELAIAYIEENYQDITDVLG
- a CDS encoding YolD-like family protein; this translates as MIRDRGAIKWTSMMLPEHVKLLRDWAAEDLHQQKPELDEQQLEEMNSLMCEAMETGNQLIITYYEQNRHKLLIGTVHHYDEFTQKLHVIDKFNDPHYIAVNQLIDLRIAD
- a CDS encoding CDGSH iron-sulfur domain-containing protein; its protein translation is MSKAQIKVNNNGSLRVTGDVELVDANGKVFTTKQTFSLCRCGLSEKKPFCDGSHKGRFESSVGAE
- a CDS encoding Y-family DNA polymerase gives rise to the protein MIDYSQLPAHKILCIDMKSFYASCAAVLLGLNPLECYLAVVGDTDRQGSIVLAASPKMKQEFGIKTGSRLFEIPKDPRIQIVNPKMATYLRISTEITKLFNRYVPKDAIHTYSVDESFLKVDGVEKLWGSATTVAEKIKLEIEREYGLPCAIGIGPNMLIAKLCLDLEAKKKGIAEWTYDDIKKKLWPLSPLSQMWGIGSRVEKTLNRMGITTIGQLANYPLELLEKKFGIMGNQLYHHAWGVDLSELGAPLIQGQISFGKSQILLRDYPDPEEVKHVILEMCEEVARRARREKKAGRTISLGIGYSHEEFGGGFYRSKTIDSYTNITMEIYKVCLELFEKHYVPKTVRKISIMLSNIEEDQELQLDLFYANRLKQREVGYVMDSIRNKFGSNAILRAVSYTNAGTARHRSRLVGGHKAN